CGCCCGTCATCAGAATAGCCAAAATCCAGCACAAACATACTGGCTGATTTGTGCCAGAAAATTGTATCGGTCAATTGCCCGGCACCGGCAGCCTGGCTATTGACCAGCAAGGGCTTATCGTACCCCTTCTGCACCTTCCACTTCTCGATCGCCTCGGGTGTCACGCGCTTAATCCCAAGTTGCATACGCGCCATGTCGTCCGGCGTATTCACGACAAAAAACAGCGCGAAGGTGAGCAGATTCACCCCGATCAGAATCGGGACGGCATAGAGTAGGCGGCGAATGAGATAGGCTATCATGAGTGCGCTATTGTACGGATAAACCAGCCCCGGCCAAACAGTCTGCCCTTCTTGTCGAGATGTGAATAGAAAAATGGCATCTAAGCGTACTACCTGCTGCGCGCTTCTTTTTTCTGCAGCACCTGCCACAGCCAGAGTCCCGACAGCAGGATCAGCCCCAGCGCCGACCATAGCGGCCAGCGTGAAGGATGATTCCAGCGGGCGCGCAGCTCATCGCGCAGACTTGCCTCAACCCGCCAGTATTTGAGCTTGTTGTTCGCCATGACGCTGGGTTTGACGTTATGCAGCCAGCCGTGTTGCAACACGTAGTTCTTCGGATGATAGCCCCACAGCCAGGGCGAATCGCGGCGCAAAATTTCCAGCATCTGATCGATGATCACCTGCCGCGCCGGACTGTTCTCCATATTTTTCATTTGCAGGAACAAACGGTCATAGTCAGGATTGCTGTAATTGGCCGCATTCTCGCCCGCATGGCTCACCTTGCCCTGCGGCCCATGCAGCAAAAACAGGAAATTCTCAGGATCGGGATAATCGGCATTCCAGCCGAAATAAAACATCTGCGTGTCGCCACGGCGAATTTTGTCCTGAAAACGGTTGTAATCGGTGCTGCGCACCACCAGCTGCACATTAAGCTTGTCGAACTGTTTGCGCATCCAGTCCAGGCGCGACTTGTTGCCGACGCCGGTCGCGGTGGTGTCCAGATTGATCACCAGCGGCTGATGCGTGTTGATATCCACCCCGTCCGGATAGCCGGCTTCAGCTAATAGACGCCGGGCTTCAGCAATCGGCTTTCTCACAGGCTGCCCACCCACCCAGTCGTACACGAACTTATTCATGCCCGCCTCCCCTTCACGGTAACCGAAGATACCCGGCGGAATGGGAGATTGCGCAGAAACCCCCCGTCCGTTGGCAAAGATGGAAACAAATTCCTCAAAATCCACCGCGATCGCAATCGCCTGCCTTAACTTACGGGCCCGCTCTGAACTCCCCCCCACCACAGGATCGAGCCAGTTAAAACCGGTATACATCGTCGAGGTGGCAACCGAGGTAGAGAGCGTGATGCCCTGCTCGCGCATTTCATCCGACACGCTGGCGTCGCCGCCGACACTGACCTGCACCGCCTGATCAAAACTATCCGAACTGATGCCGGAGGCATCGAAATAGCCCTGTAAAAACTTGTTCCAGTAAGGAATCGTCTCCTTTTCCAGCGTAAAGACCACTCGATCGATCAGCGGCAAATGCTTGCCCGCATCCACCAGCAGTCCGGCCTTGGCATCAGACGCTTCACCCTCTGCCGGATAGCGTTCGCTGTCGAAATAAGGATTTTTAGACAGCACCATGCGCCGGTTCGGATTATTCTCAGACAGGTAATAGGGTCCGCTCCCCACCGGCCACCAGTCAAGCGACAGATTGCGCTCGCGCATCCCCGCCTGCGCATAAAAGCGCTCGGCTTCAGGCGGCATCGGGGCGAAAAATGGCATAGCCAGCCAATAGGCGAACTGCGGGTATTTGCCGTGTATCGTAATGCGGTAGGTGGTGTCATCGACCACTTCGGCGCCAGTCAGGGGATAAGCTGACAGATCGAGAAAAGCTGCGGGCTGCTTCTGCACCACCTGCTGCAAGGTGTCCGCATACGCTTTCAAGCCGACGATGTACTCGCTCATCACGCCGTAAATCGGCAAATGCAGCTGCGGACTCGCCAGCCTTTTGATCTGATTCACATAATCAGCGGCATTCACCACACGCGTTCCGCTGTGCGCAAAATCGGCCGGCGCGTGTACGTCGTGCAGCTCAGCGAGCGTCAAATGCTCGTACTCCAAACGACCATCATTGGTGCGTGCAAAGGCCGGATGCGGTTGATAACGCATGCCGGGCTTGATGTGAATTTCATAAACGCTGTAAGCGATTTTTTCCGCTGGCGCATCATCCGGCAGCGAGCGATGCTGCGTATCCTGATAGGTAACGGTCGGCATTAAACTTGCCGCCTGCGGCACCAGCTGGTACGGCCGCTTCAGATAGTGATATTGCAGCGGCGGCGCGTAAATATTGCTGATGAACTCATATTCGTTCTCGCTGTAAGCCTGTGCAGGATCGAGATGTTTAGGGCGCTCGGTGAATGCGGTATAAAGAATGGACTGCCCCGCCTCCGATGCAGGATAGGGATTATTCCACTCATCGCATGCGCTAAGCAGTAGAAGCAACAAGATTCCGGCAAGAGATTTCATGGCGCGAGAGTGTAGCCGAACGCGGCAGTCATTGCCATCTAACAAAAATACCAGTAGAGTACGATCCTCACAACTACGAGGAGTCCTGTCATGGCCATCTCAAGTGTAAGCATCAATCCGCCCTCCAGCGGTCAAATCAGCAGCCCGATCAGTCAGATCTTCAGCAATCAGGCCACGCCTGTTACCGACAGAGCTAAATCCAGCGCTGATACACCGCCCTCGACGATCGTGACCTTGTCCGCACAGGCGCAAAAATTAAGCCAGACTCAAACACAGACCAACGAAAACAGCCTGACTTACAGCGTGCAGAAGTCATCAACTGATCAAGACAACGACAGCGATAACAGCTCAACCGGCAACGTAAAAGCGGTTCCTAAAGAAGCGAATGAAGCGATAGGCATTCAGTTCATAGCGGGCGAATTCAAGGGCGGTCGGATCAGCACCTACGCCTGATGAACGATGCGGGCCATAATTTGCCGCACAAGGTATTTGTATAATCCGGTAGCTTATGAGCGCGAGTTTCGACATTTCTGAAGATACGCACGAGCTAAATGCCGAACGCGAGGCGCATGCCGGTACGCGGGCGCGTTTAAAACTTCTGGAACGCACGCTACTGCATTTCGTGCCGCGCGACATCATCGCCTTTCTTGGAAAAAACAGCCTGATCGATGTGGAACTGGGCGACCAGATCGAAAAAAACATGTCCGTCGTATTCACCGACATACGCGATTTCACATCGCTGTCGGAGAGTATGACACCGCAACAAACCTTCAGCATGATCAATTCCTATTTGTCAGTGATGAACCCGGTGATCAGTGCGCACCGCGGCATCATCGACAAATACATGGGTGATGCAATCATGGCCCTGTTCCCGACCACCGCCGACGATGCATTGGCATCGGGGCTGTCGATGCTGGCGCGCCTTGACGAATACAATGCAGGACGCGAACGCGCGGCCTATGCCCCGATCCGCATCGGTATCGGCATCAATACCGGCGTACTGATGCTCGGCGTCATCGGCGGCGGCAACCGTATGGAAGGAACGGTTTTAGGTCATACGGTCAATCTCGCGTCCCGATTGCAAACGCTGACTAAAACTTATGGTGCGCCGCTGCTGATCAGCGAACACACCTTATACAGCCTGTCCGAACCCGAAAAATTTTTGGTGCGCCACTTAGGACGCGTGAAAGTCACCTACAACACCAACGCCGAATCGATCTATGAGGTGTTCAATCACGACGCGCCCAAAGTCAGGGAAGCAAAATCCAAAAGTTTGCAGAAGTTCGAAGAGGCGCTGGCCTTGTATCACACACGCTCAATCGCGCGCGCGCAACCGATGCTGGAAGACATCGTACGTGACAATCCCGACGATATCCCGGCCCGCGTTTATCTGCAGCGCTGCACCGATTACCTGTCAACCGGCCTGCATACGGGCTCGGAAGACTATACCGAAGATGAGACAGGCCTCCAACCCGATGTGGGGCATAGCGAAATCGACAGCCATCATCAGGACTTAATGAGCCTCATCAGCGCGCTACGCGAAGCGGTGATTAATCGTCATGACGGTGTGAACGAGCTGATTGCCACGCTAAAAATTAAAATCGAAGGGCATTTCGATTTCGAAGAGCAGCTGATGCACACCCATCACTATCCTTTCGCCGCCGACCATATCGCCCAACACCGCTCGTACAAGCACTTTTTTAACAAACTCAGCAATGAAATCCAAACAACGGGCTGCGATCCCTGGTATACAGGCTACCGCATCAAGCTGTTTTTGTCGGACTGGCTATTGAACCACGCAGACCGCGACGACCGTCATCTAGGCCGCTTCCTTAACGAACGCGCTGCGCTCACCCTGTCAGACATACAACAGGATTAAAGCGCGCAAGGCCGGTTACGTATACGCCCACCACACGAACACCATGCAATCTGACGGATCCACTATGACTATCGGCCACACAGACTCGCAGACCAACACAACGCTCTGCAACCTCAGCCAGCTTGCCACGCTGCGCGTATCAGGCAGCGATGCACACTCTTTTTTGCAAAATCTGCTAAGCAACGACATCCGCGAAGTCAGCGCAACCCAGGCACAGTACTCCAGCTTCAACACCGCCAAAGGCCGTATGCTGGCAAATTTTCTGATCTGGCGCGACGCCGATGATTACCTGCTGCAACTGCCGGAAACACTGGCTGATGCGCTACGCAAAAAACTCGGCATGTACGTGTTGCGCGCCCAAGTCAAAATCACCGATGCACGCCATGAGGTCGTCTCGCTAGGCCTGTCAGGTTGTCATCCCGCACTGCCCGCAACGTGCCTTGAACTACCGGTGATGGGCGTGATTGAATCGGCTGAATTAGCCTGCCGCATCATCAAAATCGGTGACGCGCGCTTCATGCTCAATTGCACGCCTGAACAGCAACCCATGCTATCGGCTGCACTCGACAGCCAAATGACCGGGAGCGACACCTGGGACTGGCTCAACATCCGCGCAGGCACCCCTGTGATTCTGCCCGCGACACAGGAACAGTTCGTGCCGCAAATGGTGAATTTCGACCTGATCGGCGGCATCAATTTCAAGAAAGGCTGCTATCCCGGACAGGAGATCGTCGCACGCATGCATTATCTGGGCAAGCCCAAACGCCGCATGTATCTGGCGCATGTTTTAAGCGCGGCGAATCCGGGCGATGAGTTATATAGCGAAGAGATGGCTGATCAGGCCTGCGGCATGATCGTCAATGCAGCTCCCGCGCCTACAGGTGGCTTTGACGTGCTGGCCGTGGTACAAATGACGAGCCGCGAGGCGCATCCGGTTCACTTGCATTCATTGCAAGGACCTCTCCTCACATTTGAAAGTCTGCCCTACCCGCTGCCATGAACCTGCCAGCGACGCTATTCACCGGCGATAGCCTGTTGCTGGCCAACTATGCCTTTGCCTTTTTACTGTACCGGGCGGTGCGCTGTGCACCCTGGCAAATCCTGTTGAAAAATCAGGACATGTTTAACGCATTGATCGGGCTTATTTTTTGCACTGCCGCTTTCTGGCAAATGAGCGCAGGCATCCGTCCGGGCTTTAATTTCCACCTGATCGGCGCGACCCTGTTCCTGCTGATGTTCGGCTGGCCGATTGCGCTGATTGCGCTCACCCTGATCATGACTGGCAGCTGGCTGTATTCGGGACAGGAAATCGCGACACTGGGCATCAACGGGCTGCTGATGCTGGCCGTACCCATGCTGTTTGGCGAGGCGCTGCTGCGCTTTTGTCAGCGCTACTTGCCGAAAAACTTATTCCTGTTTGTGCTGTTAAACGGGTTTGCCTGCGCGGCATTGGCGAGCATGCTGATGATGGCGAGCACGACACTGGTATTGCTGGCGCTCACCCACTACACCTGGCCGGAAATACAGTATCACTACCTGATTCCCGCACCGATCCTCATCTTCGCAGAAGCGTTTGCCACCGGCGCCGTGATCACCGCCTTTACGGTCTCTCGACCGGAAGCTGTGATGAATTTCAGCGTAGCCGACTATTTAACGGGCAAGTAGTTTGAGTCGCATTTTGATGTGAGGCAAGCCCGCATCCATAAACGCAGCCCCTTCCTCGACAAACTCAAAGCCGTGATAGAACGGCACTGCATAGGTCTGCGCATCGACATCCACCTGAGGATAATCGTGTGCACGCGCGTAGTCGAGTAACGCTTCCACAATGGCGGTTCCAACCTTCTGTTTGCGCCATTTCGGCAGCACCGCGATACGCCCGATGTGACCGTCCGATATCATACGGCCGCAGCCGATCGCCTCGCCCTGCGCGCTCAACACCAGCGCATGGCGGCAATGCTCATCTGCACCGTCCCACTCCAACTCAGGCGCAATTCCCTGCTCATGAATAAACACCGCCTCACGGACGGATTTGAGCAGGGGTTCGCCATCGTGCCAGCAAATCAGACTTACACTAAAAGGATTGCTCATGAGGCTCTTTCTGATCAGTCATTCGACAATTTCAACCGGCGTACCTGCCGGCACCAGATCATATAATTCAACTAAATCCGCGTTACGCATTCTGATACAACCGTGGGAACGTGCCTCGCCCATCGGTTCGGTATCGGGCGTGCCATGTATATAAATATAGCGGCGCATGGTATCGTTTTTACCCAAACGATTGAAGCCGGCTTCACAACCGGATAGCCACAGGATGCGCGTCAAAATCCAGTCGCGCAACGGATACTGCGCGCCCAGCGCCTCGCTGTAAATTTCACCGGTCGGACGGCGCCGTACAAAGACTGCATTTTCCGGGCAATCCGTACCAATTTTGGCACGTATGATGTGGCGACCTCGCGGCGTGCAGTAACTGCCCGATAACTCGCCCGCCCCCTTTAATGCCGTGGAAACCGGATAGCGGCGCAGCACCTGTTCTGCATCCCCCCGCAATTCAAGCTGCTGAGTTTTGATGTATATGCTTATTTTCATTTATTTTTTTCTGCTCACGGCGCAGGGAAAAAAATCGGCTCAAGGTCGCGCCGCACGCCTCAGCCAGTACCCCGCCCGCGACTTCCGTGTGGTGATTCAAGCGCTGCTCGGCAAACAGATCGAGCAAACTGCCGCAGACCCCCGTCTTGAAATCCGATGCACCGTACACCAACCGCCGGATACGCGCATGCATGATCGCGCCCGCACACATCACGCAAGGCTCCAGCGTGACGAATAACTCGCAACCTACCAGACGATAATTACCAAGATATTGCGCCGCTGCGCGCAAGGCCTGCATCTCGGCATGCGCCGACGGATCATGGAGCGAGATCGGCGCGTTATATCCCCGACCTATAATCTGCCCATCCTTCACAACCACAGCGCCCACCGGCACTTCACCGGCGGCTTCCGCCAGCGCAGCTTGGGCCAGCGCCTCAAACATGTAATCCGTATCTATCATGGTATAAGCAAATGAATCACCGGGATTTTTCAGCGGCAATTGAAATAAAAACGCTGCCAAGTATAACCACAGTGACGCACAGCGGCCAAAAAACATTGCGCTGATCCAAAAACCCCGTTCCAGACTCACTTCAATATTGATGCTCACAATGCTGTCAAAATAGTCGAACTGTGATAGAATTACGGCAGACAAAATCCACGAGCAACAAATCATGCCAAATAGCATCAAAAAAATGCTCATCGTTGACGACAGCCGACTCTCCCGACTGATGATCCGCACTTTCATTCTGGCAAAGCGCCCGCAATGGCTGATCATTGAAGCGACGAGCGGCGATGAAGCGCTCCAAATGGTCGAACACGACCTGCCTGATTTCATCAGTATGGATATCAACATGCCCGGCATGCTGGGTACAGATGCGGCAGAGCAAATTCTCGACAAACATCCTGAAATTCGCATCGCCATTTTCTCGGCCAACATTCAAGAGACACAACAAACGCGCGCCATAGAACTGGGCGCTCGCTTCGTGTCCAAGCCGGTTACTGAAAAAACCGTCTTGCAAGCACTCGATCACTTCGAAGGTGCGGTGTGATTTCTTTATCTGAATTGCACACGGATGCCCTTTGCGAGATTTTCAATATCGGTGCAGGCCGCGCAGCTTCCAGCCTGAGCGAAATCATCGGCGAGGAAGTTCAGCTATCCGTACCGCACGTACAGATTTTCCCCTCCTCTGAAATTCAAGCCCAGAAGTTGCCGCTGGACAGCGCGCGCGTCGGTGCCGTCAGACAGCACTTCAGCGGACCGTTTGATGCGATAGCGATGCTGCTGTTCACAGAAGAACGCGCACTGGAGATCGTACGCGACATGATGGGATCGCACGTCAGCCTCGCAGAATTAGCGGAGTTTGAACAAGATGCCATGTGCGAACTGGGCAACATTATATTGAACGCCTGCCTGTCTGCGATGGCCGATCTGCTCGGTCTGACGCTGCAAAGCACACTGCCGCAATATACCGTCGATTCGCCCGAAACCCTGCTGCAAAACATCACCGGTGAGATCGACCAGCCCGTTATGATGGCCTTACACATCGATTTGACGATCGAAATGCGCCAAACACAAGGCTGTCTGGTTTTTCTGCTCAGCACCTCGTCGCTGAAAGAATTCCTCTCTCATATTGACGCTTTCATCACCGGCATCTAAATACGCATGAACCCCGCCACTCACGTCCAAAATTTAGTTTGGAATTCGATCTGGAATGCAATCAATTTAGGCTTGATTCTGATTGATAACCAAGGCGTCGTCGTGATATGGAACGACTGGGTGTCTGAGCACAGCGGCATCACTGAGAAACAGGCCGTTGGTCAAACGCTGGAATCGCTGTTTACTGATGGCTTAGGCGCCTCATTCAAAACTGCGATGCAAAATGCACTGACCTACAAATTACCCGTCGTGCTGTCCAGTGTACTACACCGCTCGCCGCTACCACTCTACCCGTTGCCTTGTACGAGGCAAAAACAGCAGGCCCGCATCCATCAATCGGTCAGCCTCACACCGATCATCACACCCGATGGCGCGCACCAGTGCTTGATTCAGATCACCGACACCAGTGTGTCGTTTACCCGCGAACACATGCTCAAATCGCACTCTAAACAACTGAGTATCGATGCGACAACGGATGGCCTGACCGGTGCCTACAACCGACGCTACTTTAACGAGCGCTTCAAGGCGGAATTTGGCCGCGTCAACCGTCAGGGAACGCCACTTGCACTGCTGATGCTGGACATCGACTGTTTTAAAGACTACAACGACTTCTATGGCCACCCCGCAGGCGACCGCGTACTAATTCGTATTGTCGAGCGGATAAAGTCACAGCTCAACCGGACGACCGATGTCGTGACCCGCTATGGCGGTGAAGAATTCGCCATCCTGCTGCCTGACTGCGAACTGGAAGGTGCGCGTGCAGTTGCCCAAAAGATACAGCATGCCATACTGACATTAAATATTCCTCACGCAAAATCGAACGTTGCCGATCATGTAACACTGAGCATAGGCATAGCCACACACTCGGTTAACAGCAGTTGCGACGCGAATTTTCTGCTCAATACCGCGGACACAGCACTGTATACAGCTAAACACGAGGGGCGCAACTGCATCAGATACCTGCTGACCAGCGAAAAAATCAGCCTGGACGCAGCCTGTCTTGTTGACCTCGGAGACTGAGACGCTTCGTTTAAAGTTTACAATTCAATTTACCAATGGCAACATTTTTTGAAAGTTGAATCATGACACACGATTTCACGCTCCCCGCGACCAGCGGGACAACCTTCACCCCTGCCGCCGCACTAGGCAAGAATCTGGTTCTGTTCTTCTACCCTAAGGACAACACGCCGGGTTGCACGACCGAAGCGCAGCAATTTCGCGATTTACATGAGCAATTCAAGCAAACAAATTGCATCGTTGCCGGCATCTCTCGCGACAGCCTAAAATCTCATGAGAATTTCAAGGCTAAATTCTCCCTGCCTTTTGAACTGCTGTCCGATGCCGATGAAACCGTGTGCAATCTGTTCGGCGTGATAAAGCTAAAAAACATGTACGGCAAGCAGGTACGCGGCATCGAACGCAGCACGTTCGTGTTCGACAGTCAGGGGATGCTGCGCCATGAATGGCGCGGACTCAAAGCCGACGGGCACGCACAGGAAGTTTTGGATTTCGTCGCAACGCTCAACTAAGGAAATATCATGCCGAAGCTCAAAAAAGCGGTATCCGATACCAAGCTGTTTGTTCTGGACACCAACGTATTGCTGCACGATCCGACCAGCCTGTACCGTTTCGAGGAACACGACATCTGCCTGCCGATGTTTGTACTGGAAGAGTTAGACAACAAGAAAAAGGGCATGACCGAAGTGGCGCGCAATGCACGCCAGGTGAGCCGTTTCCTCGATGAAATCGTCAACGATGCGCCGCGCAACATCGACGAGGGCATCGCGCTGCAAACTGATATGCACAAAAACAGCACCGGACGGCTGTTTTTGCAAACCAGCTTCATCAGGCAGGAGCTGCCGCACAATCTGGAACTAGGCAAAGCCGACAACGCAATTTTAGGCGTGGTGATCGGCCTGCAGCACCAGCATCCGACGCGCTCGGTGATTTTAGTCAGCAAAGACATCAACATGCGCATTAAGGCGCGCGCGCTGGGGCTCGAAGCGCAGGACTACTTCAACGACAAGGTGCTCGAAGACACCGACCTGTTGTATAGCGGCGTGCTGGAATTGCCCGGCGATTTCTGGGATACCCACGGACGCGACATGAAGTCGTGGATCAAGGACGGGCATACCTATTATCAAATCAGCGGCCCGCTATGCGGCGCGCTCTTCATCAACCAGTTCGTTTACAAGGAAGACGATGCGCCGTTTTACGCAATCGTACTCGAACAGAATGAAAACACGGCACTACTGCGCACCCTCACCGACTACACCAGCACCAAGCACAACGTCTGGGGCATCGTCGCGCGCAACCGCGAACAGAATTTCGTGCTCAATTTGCTGCTCGATCCTGAAATCGACTTCGTGACCCTGCTGGGTCAGGCGGGCACAGGCAAAACGCTACTGACGCTGGCGGCAGGTCTGATGCAGACGCTGGAAACAAAGCTGTATTCTGAAATCATCATCACCCGCGTGACCGTGCCGGTCGGCGAAGATATCGGCTTTTTACCCGGCACCGAAGAAGAAAAAATGACGCCGTGGATGGGTGCACTGGACGACAATCTCGACGTGCTCAACAAGAACGACGAAGAAGCGGGCGACTGGGGAAAAGCTGCGACGCGCGATTTGATCCGCTCGCGGATCAAGGTTAAATCGCTCAATTTCATGCGCGGCCGCACCTTCCTGAACAAATACATCATCATCGACG
Above is a window of Gallionella capsiferriformans ES-2 DNA encoding:
- a CDS encoding ABC transporter substrate-binding protein, with product MKSLAGILLLLLLSACDEWNNPYPASEAGQSILYTAFTERPKHLDPAQAYSENEYEFISNIYAPPLQYHYLKRPYQLVPQAASLMPTVTYQDTQHRSLPDDAPAEKIAYSVYEIHIKPGMRYQPHPAFARTNDGRLEYEHLTLAELHDVHAPADFAHSGTRVVNAADYVNQIKRLASPQLHLPIYGVMSEYIVGLKAYADTLQQVVQKQPAAFLDLSAYPLTGAEVVDDTTYRITIHGKYPQFAYWLAMPFFAPMPPEAERFYAQAGMRERNLSLDWWPVGSGPYYLSENNPNRRMVLSKNPYFDSERYPAEGEASDAKAGLLVDAGKHLPLIDRVVFTLEKETIPYWNKFLQGYFDASGISSDSFDQAVQVSVGGDASVSDEMREQGITLSTSVATSTMYTGFNWLDPVVGGSSERARKLRQAIAIAVDFEEFVSIFANGRGVSAQSPIPPGIFGYREGEAGMNKFVYDWVGGQPVRKPIAEARRLLAEAGYPDGVDINTHQPLVINLDTTATGVGNKSRLDWMRKQFDKLNVQLVVRSTDYNRFQDKIRRGDTQMFYFGWNADYPDPENFLFLLHGPQGKVSHAGENAANYSNPDYDRLFLQMKNMENSPARQVIIDQMLEILRRDSPWLWGYHPKNYVLQHGWLHNVKPSVMANNKLKYWRVEASLRDELRARWNHPSRWPLWSALGLILLSGLWLWQVLQKKEARSR
- a CDS encoding hemerythrin domain-containing protein gives rise to the protein MSASFDISEDTHELNAEREAHAGTRARLKLLERTLLHFVPRDIIAFLGKNSLIDVELGDQIEKNMSVVFTDIRDFTSLSESMTPQQTFSMINSYLSVMNPVISAHRGIIDKYMGDAIMALFPTTADDALASGLSMLARLDEYNAGRERAAYAPIRIGIGINTGVLMLGVIGGGNRMEGTVLGHTVNLASRLQTLTKTYGAPLLISEHTLYSLSEPEKFLVRHLGRVKVTYNTNAESIYEVFNHDAPKVREAKSKSLQKFEEALALYHTRSIARAQPMLEDIVRDNPDDIPARVYLQRCTDYLSTGLHTGSEDYTEDETGLQPDVGHSEIDSHHQDLMSLISALREAVINRHDGVNELIATLKIKIEGHFDFEEQLMHTHHYPFAADHIAQHRSYKHFFNKLSNEIQTTGCDPWYTGYRIKLFLSDWLLNHADRDDRHLGRFLNERAALTLSDIQQD
- the ygfZ gene encoding CAF17-like 4Fe-4S cluster assembly/insertion protein YgfZ, producing MTIGHTDSQTNTTLCNLSQLATLRVSGSDAHSFLQNLLSNDIREVSATQAQYSSFNTAKGRMLANFLIWRDADDYLLQLPETLADALRKKLGMYVLRAQVKITDARHEVVSLGLSGCHPALPATCLELPVMGVIESAELACRIIKIGDARFMLNCTPEQQPMLSAALDSQMTGSDTWDWLNIRAGTPVILPATQEQFVPQMVNFDLIGGINFKKGCYPGQEIVARMHYLGKPKRRMYLAHVLSAANPGDELYSEEMADQACGMIVNAAPAPTGGFDVLAVVQMTSREAHPVHLHSLQGPLLTFESLPYPLP
- a CDS encoding energy-coupling factor ABC transporter permease, whose product is MNLPATLFTGDSLLLANYAFAFLLYRAVRCAPWQILLKNQDMFNALIGLIFCTAAFWQMSAGIRPGFNFHLIGATLFLLMFGWPIALIALTLIMTGSWLYSGQEIATLGINGLLMLAVPMLFGEALLRFCQRYLPKNLFLFVLLNGFACAALASMLMMASTTLVLLALTHYTWPEIQYHYLIPAPILIFAEAFATGAVITAFTVSRPEAVMNFSVADYLTGK
- a CDS encoding GNAT family N-acetyltransferase, producing the protein MSNPFSVSLICWHDGEPLLKSVREAVFIHEQGIAPELEWDGADEHCRHALVLSAQGEAIGCGRMISDGHIGRIAVLPKWRKQKVGTAIVEALLDYARAHDYPQVDVDAQTYAVPFYHGFEFVEEGAAFMDAGLPHIKMRLKLLAR
- a CDS encoding L,D-transpeptidase — encoded protein: MKISIYIKTQQLELRGDAEQVLRRYPVSTALKGAGELSGSYCTPRGRHIIRAKIGTDCPENAVFVRRRPTGEIYSEALGAQYPLRDWILTRILWLSGCEAGFNRLGKNDTMRRYIYIHGTPDTEPMGEARSHGCIRMRNADLVELYDLVPAGTPVEIVE
- the tadA gene encoding tRNA adenosine(34) deaminase TadA, whose amino-acid sequence is MIDTDYMFEALAQAALAEAAGEVPVGAVVVKDGQIIGRGYNAPISLHDPSAHAEMQALRAAAQYLGNYRLVGCELFVTLEPCVMCAGAIMHARIRRLVYGASDFKTGVCGSLLDLFAEQRLNHHTEVAGGVLAEACGATLSRFFSLRREQKKINENKHIHQNSAA
- a CDS encoding response regulator transcription factor, translated to MPNSIKKMLIVDDSRLSRLMIRTFILAKRPQWLIIEATSGDEALQMVEHDLPDFISMDINMPGMLGTDAAEQILDKHPEIRIAIFSANIQETQQTRAIELGARFVSKPVTEKTVLQALDHFEGAV
- a CDS encoding chemotaxis protein CheX, which encodes MISLSELHTDALCEIFNIGAGRAASSLSEIIGEEVQLSVPHVQIFPSSEIQAQKLPLDSARVGAVRQHFSGPFDAIAMLLFTEERALEIVRDMMGSHVSLAELAEFEQDAMCELGNIILNACLSAMADLLGLTLQSTLPQYTVDSPETLLQNITGEIDQPVMMALHIDLTIEMRQTQGCLVFLLSTSSLKEFLSHIDAFITGI
- a CDS encoding sensor domain-containing diguanylate cyclase — encoded protein: MNPATHVQNLVWNSIWNAINLGLILIDNQGVVVIWNDWVSEHSGITEKQAVGQTLESLFTDGLGASFKTAMQNALTYKLPVVLSSVLHRSPLPLYPLPCTRQKQQARIHQSVSLTPIITPDGAHQCLIQITDTSVSFTREHMLKSHSKQLSIDATTDGLTGAYNRRYFNERFKAEFGRVNRQGTPLALLMLDIDCFKDYNDFYGHPAGDRVLIRIVERIKSQLNRTTDVVTRYGGEEFAILLPDCELEGARAVAQKIQHAILTLNIPHAKSNVADHVTLSIGIATHSVNSSCDANFLLNTADTALYTAKHEGRNCIRYLLTSEKISLDAACLVDLGD
- a CDS encoding peroxiredoxin, whose product is MTHDFTLPATSGTTFTPAAALGKNLVLFFYPKDNTPGCTTEAQQFRDLHEQFKQTNCIVAGISRDSLKSHENFKAKFSLPFELLSDADETVCNLFGVIKLKNMYGKQVRGIERSTFVFDSQGMLRHEWRGLKADGHAQEVLDFVATLN
- a CDS encoding PhoH family protein, whose product is MPKLKKAVSDTKLFVLDTNVLLHDPTSLYRFEEHDICLPMFVLEELDNKKKGMTEVARNARQVSRFLDEIVNDAPRNIDEGIALQTDMHKNSTGRLFLQTSFIRQELPHNLELGKADNAILGVVIGLQHQHPTRSVILVSKDINMRIKARALGLEAQDYFNDKVLEDTDLLYSGVLELPGDFWDTHGRDMKSWIKDGHTYYQISGPLCGALFINQFVYKEDDAPFYAIVLEQNENTALLRTLTDYTSTKHNVWGIVARNREQNFVLNLLLDPEIDFVTLLGQAGTGKTLLTLAAGLMQTLETKLYSEIIITRVTVPVGEDIGFLPGTEEEKMTPWMGALDDNLDVLNKNDEEAGDWGKAATRDLIRSRIKVKSLNFMRGRTFLNKYIIIDESQNLTPKQMKTLITRAGPGTKVVCMGNIAQIDTPYLSEGSSGLTYVVDRFKGWEHGGHITLLRGERSRLADHAGEVL